CTGCAGGCAGTGCACAGTTTACTTCTCCATAAATTTATTACTTTTCAAGTAGTAAAAtgccctctttttcctccctaCAGAGCTTCAATAATGACTTCATCATGTGGAAGTTATTCCatatagttatagttagtttattagtatttattatgtattattaccTGAGACATGTCTTTCATCACACATGTACTAATGACAGTTATGATAtaaaccatttttattttcaaaagtatTGTGCCCCAAAATACTAACATAGTCTGGGTTGTAGGTTGTACTATTTTAAGTTTTGTGGCACCTGTCCAACtacattgttttaacttttcCACTTTCACCTTGGTCGCAATGTGTTGGTGAACATTCACTGTCTCTCATACTGATATTAATCTCTATGTAAAACTGGAGAAAGTGGCTGAGATATTAGGGGGATCTGTCTGTGGTGGGAGGGGATATAGGAGCACATTTCCTAGTTCAGAGCAGATGGCACTACCATGACGCCGGCCTCAAGTTATTCAAGTTATCTAAGTCAGTCAGGCGTGCGTGGATGAGTTTCCTATTGTAGCATCCGAAGCCTTTTGACTTCTCCCTTCGTTTGAATGTGTCGAAAGGCCTGTCACCACAGACAGATGGCAGATTAGATGAAAGCTTCAAAAGGAACTTCCACCATGCGGACATATAAGAACTCAGGATTGTATTATATGTGCTGTTTCAGCTCTACACTAATCCTAACCATGAGTGAGAAAACAATTTGACAACTTCAGTCCCCAGTGTACAGTCATTAGACACGGTCATTTAGAGGCTGTTTAACATCTGACTTCATTAATTACCAGATGTCCTAGGAAACCAGAATGAGATAACATAAGATGCTATATTTACCCTTAAACCTGTCGATATACGTCAGTTCCTCTGATATTTTTGGAAGAAAATACTACTAGGCAAGTCATGTTATTCTTTTACTTTTGCCAGAGTGGGAAAAATATAAGGGAAATGCTCCTAATATGGAATTGCACAATTTTCTCAAGGTGTAAAATCTGTCTCCTTCCTTTGTTCTACATCTCTCCTTCATGACTAAAGTGGACTTTAAAGGTGAGAGGTTTCCATGGTAGCAGTTCATATAGATGTGTGTGACTTGAATTGTTTCAGATGGACGCAGACACAGAAGAACAGGTGACAGCAACCCTAAAGACTTCCAAGGATGAATCTGAGGAGCCCGTACCAGAAAACAAAGCCAGGTCAGTCATGTGCTTCCTTATAGGATTTCATATACATGGAAGCAGAGTGGACTCCAACCCGGACGCAAGGGGAAGGGGATGacttctcaccattgccagtaATGTTAAGAAGTCCACTTTCCATCACCTGTGGTTCAGTCGGTCATCACTTCATTTGACATTCAATGAGACATCGAACAACTGCATGACCATAAAAAACGGACTTGATTTAGGTTCACAAAATGCTAAGAGGCCAGGAATAACAGCATGTGGCATTGTTCAGAAGTCAAAAtggttagctaacaagctaacgttaacacctGCTAACTTTTTGTGAGTGTCTATGCAGCCAAGTTTGAAAATGGCAAAGAGTCGCTGTGCTCCCTTCCGCATGATGTGACAAATTTAGAGAGCAAATTACAAACAGCAGTGAGTAGCACTCCGTCCAGAgcaagctggactcaccaacttTAGAGCTTTTGcatctcttgtccctttggtataaagcgaaCACACACCAGTCaagttggtaaacatgagtgtgttgtgtgcagtttactgacgtcacgtcACATTACacgatttctgggtattgaaattaacatttttcgaatggttacctcttgctgccatttggggccaccaaCATACAAAGTTCCCTTGTgcagctctgattggttgaacttgATGCATCTGACTGATCGGCACTGCAGATCCTGTCTGCAGTGGCAGTTTCCTCACGGTGCTTTATCTCCTCAGGGGTCGAGGGTTCAGAGGCCGCGGCCGAGGGGGTCGGATGGGTCGGGGCAACATGCGCGGTGGGCGGGGCATGATGATGAAGGGCTTCGGCCCACCTGGACATGGAAGGGGtcgagggagggaaggagccATGAATGGATTCGGACCTATGAGGTACGTTAGTGGAGTCGGAACACGCATGCTGTCATGTGCCAAGATACAGTATGTAGTCGATGATGTTTAAAATATGTTGGTATTTTTGAATGTGTCAAAATCTTGTAATCTTTTGTAAGTATGCAAAACAATGTAAGTTTGTAAATTAGTTTGGGTCATAAGAAATCACAAAAACATCTTGGGAAAAGACATTCATCTTTACTTGTTTTCCTCCATGGGTTTGAATAACTTACACTGAATGATTCATTGTCTCGTGATTCCTGCCTTTCTCCTGCAGGAGGGGGATGGGGAGGATGAGGCCGTACCCAGACCTTAGAGGCCATCGAGGAGGTAGGGGCGGACCAATGGGCATGggaccccctcctcccccaccaccacccatgCATCTCAGAGGCCCCTTCCCACCCATGCACAGGTAAATCCATTCATGTTGATCTCACTCATGTTGATCAGTGCAAAAGATTGACAGGAAAGCAGACATGAAATGAGTCTCCtgtgagtatttctgaaacgctcTTCCCCCTCTGTAGACATGGaccccctccgcctccccctctGGGGCATCCTGGTTTCAGAGGGCGCCCACCGCACCCTCGAGGCCGAGGCATGCCGCCGCCCCCCGGGCCTCCACGCCACTTCCACCCCAGAGGCCCAAGAGGGTAAGAGCTTTTATACTGTTTATACAATACTTTGACTCCCCAAGTCACAATTCTCCTCACTTTTTCCTCACTTGCACACTACTAAACTTCCTAAGTGGATTTGAAATGCTTCTGGTTAGCATGCGAGGCCTTGCTTACACCAGATGTATGCTTTTAAATCTATGTTGCAGAATCCACAAGTGTAAAATATAAGGAAAAAAGTGGAGAGTTGTGACGCAAACGCACAGACATACagtcctttcctcccctcttctctaaAGCCCCGTTATAACGATTTCCTTCTCTTTAACTTCCCCTCTAATTTTCACATTTCCTCTCGAAGTTGTCGAATAAATCCACATTAAATATACAGTTTTCCTCACAATACTAAGGTTTATCATAACAAATGTTGAATTAAAGTATGTTAATCCAGttagtaaataaaaataatacacactGCTCAATTATTTGCAGCCAGACTTTCAAATAGTGCATGAAATAATCTATAGGAAAAGAcatttgtttgtctgtattTTGCCTCTCAAAGGCACACCGTAGCTGAAAGAGGAGAGCTTCCTCCAGTGCAATAGCTCAGATGGCTGCTCTTATCAGAGTGTGCCCCCTATTGGCCAAAGCCAAGACTCCAATGTGTGATTTTATCCTTTTACACAGCTACCACAATGGACCGGTCTCTCCTCCGCATCACCCCCCACCTGGCAGAGGCCAGAGGTGGCCAGGGCCCCCTGGTGGCCGACGCTTTTAACACAGCCTGCCCTAAAACAATAACCGAGCGCTCGCTCTGTAGAAGGGGGCCTACAGAGGTGTAGTGAGTGAAAAGCCCCCGAGTTATGTGTCGTAAAAAGACTCTGAATATCTCTATGAAACACTCTGTGGCCAAATGTCTGGTTATTGAAACTGTCTCCTGGCAAAGAAACAATGTGAAAATGACTAATGACAACAGAGGACACATACAATGCCTCATACCTTAACAATGTAAAGGCATTCTCACTTTCTGTTACTTATGTCGTTAATGAATTACTGTTGGTACTGTAGGGCAATTTTTTACATTGTTGAGAAAAGGCTGTTTCAAACAAGGTTGCCACTGAAACCGTTGTCCTCCAAGGGGGGAAAGCTTGTGTCATCCAAGTTCATTAAATGTTCTGTGGTTCTTGTGGCAGTCACCCTGTGAGCCTTAAGAAATTTTCCTGATTCTTAATAAAGATTAACTGGgtgacacagtgtgtgtgagtaaggggaataaaagagagaaaaaaaaaaaaacgatacaAGAGTGCACAGCAGCCCTCAAGCACCAGTGTTAACTAGTTTAGTACACCTTGGACCTCCCTAACCTTTCCTTTTGTTACATGGAAATAGTTTTGTATGATAACCTCACCAAGAAGTTCAGCAAATATTGTTTAACAGACTCACTTACACTTTTTTCAAGTGACAAGACAATATTTCACATGTCAAGTATTCATGAATATTTAATGTTATATTTTATATCATTAATGTGCAGCTATTTTAAGTTATGAGTATTGCTGTTTGGAACATTCATGTTTGTGTTCAGCAATCTATTGtgtaacaacaaaaagaaaaagcattATAAATGAATAGTATACTGAAAATATATATCTAGATATCTAGTAGCTTTTATAAATGAAAGCAAATTCCATTGAAGTATTTGCTTCACTTAAGTATAAGACATTTATTATTTACTGTGTTTAGGTTTTTGAAGTGTAATAAATACTCTTTATTTACTGTAATTAACATAACTTTTGTgaatttgtgaatgtgttttatgagAACCGTCAAGAGATATGACGTAGtcgtgaagaagaaaaaataaaagtaaaaataaactCAACTTCTCTTCTTATTGTTTATTCACAGTCAAGTTTGAGAGTTGTCATTACAACTTTACATATCTGTAATTTATCAAAGAGAATGAATTACGTCAAAGGACTATACAGCTACACAGTAacattatttgtgtttttacttatttactgtGATATTTGAAAGAAACTGCACATTTGATCGCATACCAAGTAAAAACATGCACATAATTAATAtttttacagcacttttttGCTGAGTCTGGAGGACCAAGAGCCcttaatgaaaataataatataagaaTTAAATGGATCATACAGAATCATTGCTATAGTCTTGCTGAGGGCTGAAATTGATATCACTGCAGACCAGAAAAGACTTGCACTTTTAGTAGCACAGCAATTATGTCTTTGAAACATGAATCTCACTCAAAGAAGTGCATTACCATGTAGCCTAGCAGGTGAATTTGACTGGAGGACTCAGAACCGCTCCACTTGTAAGGCACAGAAATGCCTTTGCCTGAAATATTAATGTCACAGTTCAAATTCAGTGGTAGCATGTTTAAAAGGAGGACATCATCCGCAGAGGACGAGCACTCTGATACGACCCAGGACTGTAATATTTCACCGCTGTAAGCTGGAGAAATTGTTGTCGGTATTGTTAACTATATTTCAAAGAAGACCAAGGGGTGTTTTGGCCAGAGTCTTCTATTCTTGTATATACAATTCCCCCCTAAACTCCTGTCTGTTTTCAATCTTTAAGCAACTCTGAGTTTGCTGCCATGCATGTAGAGGTGCAATACCTCATACAGAGAGGAATAACTTCTGATcatcaaattaatgttttttacAAAGTACATTATCACACTCGAAAATAGTAATCTTACAGCCCTACCTTATGTCACATGGAATATAAAAGAGTACAATACACTAAATATTTCAGCTCTTCTGAAGTTCTGCAAGCTTTGTGAATATATAATGTTTCCATAATGTGTTGCTAATTTAGGCCAACTGTTTTATATAGGCACAATGGAAGCCCTAGTGTAACGCATAAGCACAATTATATGAAGAGGCATTTATAATTTATATGTTGGACATGCCACTGACACAAACAAGTATCTGGCTCTATATCTGGCTCTATATCTGGAAGGAAGATATTTTATCCGCTGAGCCACTCAGACTGCAGACTGCTCAAACGTGGCTGCAGACCTCAACAGGGATCCACAACCACCAGTCCATGTCAGAGAATAGCCACAGACGGGTGTTGcaccttccccctcctctctctgtctgtctttttcctgTCTCCAGCACTCTCAGTACATTTCTGCTGCCCCTTCAGTCTTTGCAGTCCCCTCTTGTTGCTCCCTGTGGTTGATTATAACAGACTGACTGTTGTTGTCTcctgaagggggggggggggggggggcacacagTACAGTTATCCCTCCAGGCCCAGGGACCCAGgccctccctcatctctccccctccttctccagtGACTTGATACCCGAGATCCGGCCCTTCACTAGAACAGGTGAGCCTCCTCTTGTGTCTTACTCCCTGCACCCCTCCCTGTCTGATGCCTGGAGATTCTCTCTTTCAGGATGGAAGTGGAAAAAACCAGCGAGTCGCATCAAAGCAGGTGAGACACGAAGGTGCTGTGGAGAATCTTGGCAGTGTTTTGTCTTTCATTAATggctatataaatacagtttagAGACAAATTCTTCTTTACATAGAAGTACATCTGTAATATGAAATGCTGGTACAAGAACAGACATACAACCTATGTTCACGCCAGGGTTGTATCTGTCGATAAGGGCATGCAGGAAAAGATTTATGAATCAATATTATTACAGTTATAacaattgaaatgaaaattaccTTAATTCCGCATTGCTTAATCTACTGGCACAAAGCAAATTTCATTGGACAATTCCTGGCTAGCAGGTGCTGATAGTAGCCGTCTTTGACCTGTGGGCCAGAAGGCCAATAGGAAAGGTCCCAAACTCAGCCTCAAATCTACGGCACTAGGACTATAAACCTGTTTGTTGAACTGAAGCTCTAGGTTTATCAGCACAGTTACCATAGTTACCAAACCATTACTTTAATACAAGGTTGAGAAATTTAGTTTGTCCATGTTTAAGAGACAATATTAGCATCTTCATCCCCTCAATCTACTTTATTATCAAGCCAGATTTTAATTTTCTACGACATGAAAGCACCAGTGCTCACTGTTTTGGCCCTGGACCTTTGGAGGCACCATATGGAGGGGATTGATTTTCTGTTGACTTAGCTGAGAGCATTTGAAATGGGACAGGATCCCTGCAACCAAGTCCATCACCAGGTTTGGCCAACAGTCAGGAGCGGCTAATGACAAGTTGAATTTCTTTCAGGAATTTGGAATCTTTGAAAAATGACTCCAATGATGTGATTTGGGTCGTCAGTGTGTAGGTACAGCAACAAAGATTTTCAGGGTTCGAAGCTTCTTACCTCTTTACATTGTGGAGATCACTCACTATAGTTTAATATGATTTATGCCTGAGTGTCATCTGTGTATGACAACTCATTTTGatccaggaagagagagggagggagggcgggcgggcgggctgGTACTCAACGGTCTTTAAATAGAGCAGCGGAGAAAAGTGTCTATGATGATGAAATATAGGGAATTTTACCAGGAAATCGTCTTAAATGACAGGAAGTATTAGCTTTCACTCGCTCAGAATAGGATAAGTCATATTGCTTTCACACCATGGCAGCAGAATATGAATGTTGAGTGCCGCTACTTTATGCTTTGCCTCAAGCTCTTGTATCTTGTGATTAttcaataaaagcaaaaaaataaaatcttgtGTGTGCTGGTCTTGTGTCCTACATACATGTCCATACAGAGTAACAAAGTCCAGGATATATCCCTGCAGCGGTACAAAACATGATCCTGTTAACATGAACATTAAAGAACATAGAAACCTTTTCCAGACTAAAATAACAACAGTACAAAGAGTAATCTAAGCGTTACATGCAGAATCCGTAACATTTATTGGAAAAAACATACAATCGATTCTGCCACAGAAATGAAgaaacaagaacacacaaacaagccaACTCAGAAGAGCTGACAGACAGCAAATGAAAACAGATACACATTGTTTTATATTGAAATACTGAATGTGAGTTCTGCTTCTGGAAGAGGCCCATTTTCCTTTCTGTTTGATGATCTCACACTACGGACGAGGTTTCAGATGATTTCTGAGTGATGGGCAGGTCACATGTCCATGACAAGCATAAGTCCGTATTGCATCTTTCTTCATGCCTtcccattttacattttaaccaACAGACTAATTGGCATCCGAGAGGAGACATTAAAACAGCATCTGTTGCTTATGattgctctgattggctgggttTGTCGTCGGTGGGCTGGTCTTTCCATATGGGTTGGAGGATGTGGTCCGGAACCTTCTCCATGGCGGTCTGATGACATGGACAAAACATAATAGAAGAAATTACTACAATTTGGGGCACAGAGGCATGACAGCTGTCCATCTAATGCAGAATTAGAACAAACTGAATGCTCTGTTCCTGGTGTAGGACTGACTCAACAGTGCTGTACCTTGGACACCTCCATGGCTACACCTTCAGGGAGGTTCCTCTGGATATATTCAAGATACACCTGGGCCGTGCAGCCTGTTACATGAGACagctagaggaagagaagagacatCTTAAATAGACAATGAGCCCTGGCAAGGCTTAGATATTCAGATAAATCCATTGAAACGGCATGGGTTCCCTTATGGGCTGAGTATACTGTCCCCGGTTGAATTAAGGCTGATTGCTTGGAGAGAGCCAAAAGACTTTAGACAGCCTAGCTCATGCTCCTCACCTCTATGCAGCGGTAGTGCGTCCTCATCTCATACTGGACCCTGTGCTTTTTGAAGATGTGGATGGACTTCAGGAGTGTAAACCTGTCGATGTCTTTGGGAGGTTCAAAACTACGGCAGAGGAAAAGAATCATGAAAATACAGGCAGTAAAAAAGGAAAGGCTATAATGAATGACCATCGCTGCTAGTTCATATAGCGCTTCTAAGACTCACACTTTGCCAAGGGTGATGCCCAGCTCCTTAGCTGTCATGGTGGCAAAGAACTCATAGCTGTCCAAGACGGCCctgtcatgacctttgaccagAACTGACACCTTCTGGAACAATGTGTCGGGCTCATCTGTGACTGTGACCTGAAAGGAAAGTGTAAATCCTTATAGAGAGACTTGACACTAACATGCTGCTGTGTAATGACTCCCTGATATACACTGAATACAATGTACTTGGCTTGAGAGTGAGGCAAATGTACACAATAATGTGAGTGGCAGTCTCAATTTTTGAATACTGAGCAGTCAAGTATGAGTCGAAGGTGAATAACTCACTGATGAAGGTGTTGACGAAAACACCGCTCCAGTGTGGAAGGAAGTGCTTGCTGTCAGTGGGAGATGGGACCTgtagagacagagcagagaaacactTTAACTATCAATGGTCATCAACAATTCCTGGTATATGTTAATGTGTTAACACTGTGTTAATATTAGTGCTTCTCGTGTCACTACGCTGAATCAGAAATGCTTGGGGCTGAAATTGAGTGATGAGGTAATATGCCTACTGGGCATATTTTCTAAAAACTTAAACATCCATTCAGTGCATACAAGTTTTCAATTAATGACATACATAATCCAAGGAGGCGATGGATATAAAGGGTTTAAGGGCTTGAATACAATGTCAGGAGGACCAGGTTCAAACAGGAATTACCCATATTGTCATTTTAAGTATGGATCATATACCATAATGGTTATCTACAAGGTTTACATTATGGGTAAATATAGATAATGCAtctaagacacacacattcagtcacaGAAGCATAAACAACAAGTATCTCTATTGGCAAATATTATCATAAACAATCATCATATCCATAAACATCCATAATCATTGTTGTGTGAGACAGATTTCTCCAGGCAGCATACATGCCTGGATTATCCCACTAAGGACTCCAGGGTGAGCATGTTTGATATCTTAAgtaaaaaaacgaaacaaaaaaaacaaaacagtagtGGTGGTTGCAGCCAGGAGAAGTTGAAAAGACTATGAGACAGCATGCTTTGTTGGGTTTTATGATATAATGTAAAACCATTATTATTCTGATACTGCATTACGAAAATAGGCTTTATGGTAACATTAAGCAAAAGTTTGTAGCTTGTTGGCTTGTGCTCAGAGTAGGCTTTGCGATATTTAGTACTATCATCTTACATTTTCCTCTGATAGTAGTGGCAATTTACTGGTGGGAGCCCATTACAGAGCTACTAAATAAAGGAGTTGGAGTTTATTTTTCAGAAAACACGTGGGCTTTGAACCACAAGAGAAGAAACATGGTTACCTACCGGATTATATTACACTTCCTATGACTTCGACAGGCGCTCAAACCTCTTGTTCCCTGGAAATAACAAACTCAAATTAAACAGATATTTACACTAGGTCACATAACCACAATGCTACAACTAGCGTTAGCTGCACAACCCTGAACAGAGTGTGAGATTAGCAAACAAGCTAGTTCACTCCACTTCTCCTACACTAATAATTGTGCTACAACGCAGAATGGTTTGCAGATGTtgtgaaaaagaagaaaagttgTTAATACTATACCAATTGTGATATTCCTACGAATATCCTTGCCAAAGAGCAAATATCTCGACTGACAGCCATGGGGGCGGCCATGTTGTTAGAGGGGGTTGGAGCAAGAGGAGAAATAATTTGCCGATGCTGCCCCCATGTGTCCAGGATGAGAAACTACTAAATCTATTATAATAAGGTGTTAAAACCCCAGCTGTGTAAACAAGAGGACACAGCTGGATGAGCCTACGCCACTGATGGTGAGGACAACTCTCATgtttaatatattatttatatgctATTATATATTCGCAGGCAGATGACCAACTTTACCAGTTTGTTCACTGTTAAAATGACACAGCACAGGTGTTTATTATTTCCATTTGAAAGAAGATAGCAAAGTTGAAAAATGAAGGATCGGTATTGATGTGGCCTATGATAAACAGATTTGATGGGGCCAAATCATGTGTCTATCACGTGATACAGTAGTCGGGCCCTGCCAGTGTAcagtggcaggcaggcagaggaagCAACACAGACGAGGTAACGTTCAGCAGTTCACTGTCCATTGAAAATTCCCCGGCTTTGTTGACACTAGGTCTGGTATTATTTTGCCACTTTGGCAATTATACCACCGTCATGTGGTTGTTTTGAACAGCTAGGCGCGAATATTTTTAAAATCGTTAGGATAAACATCCAGCTAACTCGTTAGCCCTAGCAAGCTATCGAGTGCCAGCGGCAGACGGAGCCAGTGAGTCAAGCCGCCGCTGATGGTTCAGCagagctagctagttagctagcaggCTAGCTACCATTCTTTGTGGAgtagctaacctagctagctGACGTTAGCTGCATCTCCTGTCGGTCTCTGAGACCTCGGTTAGATTGCCATAGCCCCGAAAAGCAGACAAATGGACAGCGACAATATTAATCCGGCTGACATGTTTTGATCTCCGGTGTGTGTTGTGGAGCCACAGAGCTCTGCATATTCCAGCGTTCATGATCTCTTTAGCTAGCTAGGAGGCTAATGGTGATGGGTGTTTCTTATGTTTTGGCACCATCTCATGCGCTCCAACTGGCAGTCAGTTGTAGTAGCGGCATCTCTGGGCCTTCTGTACAATAACCTgacacattttattgtattcGTTTTGCAGCAGGTAGTATGGATGCTCTTGTAACGTTAGCTGTCCATATTTTAGTCTGGTTCAGATCGGTGTGGCTGCTCTTGTCTTGTCTGGTACTGACAGCTAACTTAACGGTATGTCAGTCACGTTCTTGTGATACCGAGCTTCGTTTTATCGTCAGGTGACAATAACATAGCTCacgtatctgtctgtctatccgtctgCCTCCTCTGTCTGAATCTCTTACACTGTCAGTGTCTGagatttttcttctctccccccttcttgTTTTCCcaccttctgtttctctctccctatctgtttttctctttgtttactTGATCAGTAAGCCGCGAGGGGCCGCGCTTTATTACAGTATTGTAATAACACGACAGCGCAAATGTTCAAGAAAATCTTATTCTTAATAAATGTTGATTAAATAATAATTAGTTATATGTCATTCTTCCGGCACATGAATATTTATTATtggacacaggtgtgtgttttgacaacAGCTTTCAGCGGTACTCGGCCAGCTGAAGATCAGAACTATAGTTTTGTAAAATAATGTTAGCGACCAACAAGTTTATGTTACACTTGCTTATTTGACagcgactgtgtgtgtatgaattcaGCCTAtcttagatgtgtgtgtttttttccttgacTCCCTATCAGTCCTTCATGGGATCCCCGACGTGGATTGGGAAGGCAAGCTGGTTGACGTAATGACGTTGCCGGGAGAAGCGGCACTCCTGTGGGTTGACAGCTGATGCGAGGAGTCCCTGCTCCTCTCAGACAGCCGAGATCGCATTAGGAGGAAGCGGAGCCCAGAAATGACATACTGAAGTGGACAAACCCCAGCATAATTGGAAGCACTGGGAAGTTTGGAATCGCATGGATTGGATGCATTGCCAGTATAAGAGCGGACAAGACACAGTTTCCCCGGGAGTGATCAgtggatgtgtttgttttttggtcaGTTGATATGTGGCTGAAATCCGCAAGAAGAGAAACTGCTATAGTGATTTTTTTGAATATTGCTTATCCGGCTCATCTGTTGCCTTGTCACTGAGACAGCATTAACTAGGCAGCTCACTGATTGAATACATCAAAATGACTTGAATGCGTGCCTTTTTCGTGTCTGCAGTCTATAGTGGTATCTACTGCAATGTTATAGCCTCGATTATTTCACAAGCAAcatagttttgttttcttaGATGTGATTTAGACAGCGTTTCACCGATCACCTTTTAATGAGTAGGTCTATCGCCAATCGCAAAGATAGCCGGGGGGAAAGCGCAAGTACTATGCACCGTTGTCGCCGTCTCTCATCCGGCACCGAAGTAACCTCAGCGGAGGAGCGGCGCTCATAACGAGACCCAGCCCCTCCGAAGAGACGCGACCTCCCGGAGAGTGTGTTGTCCGGCCGGGTAGCGAGCCGCAGGGATGTTCGCCGCCGTGGAGCATGGCCCGGTCCTCTGCAGCGACTCCAACATCCTCTGCCTGTCCTGGAAGGGCCGGGTGCCCAAGAGCGAGAAGGAGAAGCCGGTGTGCAGGAAGCGCTACTACGAGGAAGGCTGGCTCGCTACCGGGAACGGGAGAGGGGTGGTCGGGGTCACGTTCACATCCAGCCACTGCAGGAGGGACCGGACTACCCCGCAGAGAATAAACTTCAACCTCAGAGGACACAACAGTGAGGTGAGtcaagtgttg
This genomic stretch from Centroberyx gerrardi isolate f3 chromosome 18, fCenGer3.hap1.cur.20231027, whole genome shotgun sequence harbors:
- the LOC139928532 gene encoding uncharacterized protein LOC139928532, which encodes MEMDADTEEQVTATLKTSKDESEEPVPENKARGRGFRGRGRGGRMGRGNMRGGRGMMMKGFGPPGHGRGRGREGAMNGFGPMRRGMGRMRPYPDLRGHRGGRGGPMGMGPPPPPPPPMHLRGPFPPMHRHGPPPPPPLGHPGFRGRPPHPRGRGMPPPPGPPRHFHPRGPRGYHNGPVSPPHHPPPGRGQRWPGPPGGRRF
- the mrps10 gene encoding small ribosomal subunit protein uS10m — encoded protein: MAAPMAVSRDICSLARIFVGISQLGTRGLSACRSHRKCNIIRSHLPLTASTSFHTGAVFSSTPSSVTVTDEPDTLFQKVSVLVKGHDRAVLDSYEFFATMTAKELGITLGKVFEPPKDIDRFTLLKSIHIFKKHRVQYEMRTHYRCIELSHVTGCTAQVYLEYIQRNLPEGVAMEVSKTAMEKVPDHILQPIWKDQPTDDKPSQSEQS